A genomic window from Sphingomonas oryzagri includes:
- a CDS encoding PaaI family thioesterase, whose amino-acid sequence MAGNTPSTFDPVAATRMVTSLGHNAAIGARYVAHGADWMELAIDYREDLVGDTTTGVLASGPIITLMDMATSMAIWVRRGALAPQATLDLRVDYLRAATPGRSVVGRGECYRLTRRVAFVRGMAHDGDPDDPIAHVAGTFMMTDAA is encoded by the coding sequence ATGGCAGGAAACACGCCCAGCACCTTCGATCCCGTCGCCGCCACGCGCATGGTCACCTCGCTCGGCCACAATGCCGCGATCGGCGCGCGTTATGTCGCGCACGGGGCCGACTGGATGGAACTGGCGATCGACTATCGCGAGGATCTGGTTGGCGACACGACCACGGGTGTGCTCGCCTCCGGCCCGATCATCACGCTGATGGACATGGCGACGAGCATGGCGATCTGGGTCCGGCGCGGCGCGCTCGCCCCGCAGGCGACGCTGGACCTGCGCGTCGATTACCTGCGCGCCGCGACGCCGGGCCGCAGCGTGGTGGGGCGCGGCGAATGTTACCGGCTGACCCGCCGCGTCGCCTTCGTGCGCGGCATGGCGCATGACGGCGATCCGGACGATCCGATCGCGCACGTGGCCGGCACCTTCATGATGACGGACGCGGCGTGA
- a CDS encoding PaaI family thioesterase, translating to MAGVPKLPPYARFLGISAEAGEDGPLFRLPFAVSVMGRPHFLHGGAIAGLLEIAALGTVLERLRDEPGVSIKPINVTVDYMRGGRERETFAAATILRLGTRIANVEAFAWQEDRDKLIASARMTLMVRRPKATGEG from the coding sequence ATGGCGGGAGTGCCCAAGCTGCCGCCCTACGCGCGCTTCCTCGGCATTTCGGCGGAGGCGGGGGAGGACGGCCCGCTGTTCCGGCTGCCCTTCGCCGTGTCCGTGATGGGGCGCCCGCATTTTCTGCACGGCGGCGCGATCGCCGGCCTGCTGGAGATCGCAGCGCTCGGCACGGTGCTCGAGAGGCTGCGCGACGAGCCGGGCGTCAGTATCAAGCCGATCAACGTCACCGTCGATTACATGCGCGGCGGCCGCGAGCGCGAGACCTTCGCGGCGGCGACCATCCTGCGGCTCGGCACCCGCATCGCCAATGTCGAAGCCTTCGCCTGGCAGGAGGATCGCGACAAGCTGATCGCGTCCGCGCGCATGACCCTGATGGTGCGCCGGCCCAAGGCTACGGGAGAGGGATAA
- a CDS encoding EVE domain-containing protein, giving the protein MAYWVLRSEPDAYSWDDLVRDGATEWNGVRNYTARNFLKEMAVGDEALFYHSNTEKAAVGIMAVTRTWQPDGDDGKWASVAVKPVRPLAHPVTLAAIKAEPKFAELMMLKQSRLSVSKVEPDEWALLLKMAEG; this is encoded by the coding sequence ATGGCCTATTGGGTGCTGCGGTCCGAGCCGGACGCGTATTCATGGGACGATCTGGTCCGCGACGGCGCGACCGAGTGGAACGGCGTGCGCAACTATACCGCGCGCAATTTCCTGAAGGAGATGGCGGTCGGCGACGAGGCGCTGTTCTACCATTCCAACACCGAGAAGGCGGCAGTCGGCATCATGGCGGTGACGCGCACCTGGCAGCCCGACGGCGACGACGGCAAGTGGGCGAGCGTCGCGGTGAAGCCGGTGCGCCCGCTGGCGCATCCGGTGACGCTCGCTGCGATCAAGGCCGAGCCGAAGTTTGCCGAGCTGATGATGCTCAAGCAGTCGCGCCTGTCCGTCTCGAAGGTGGAGCCGGACGAATGGGCGCTGCTGCTCAAGATGGCGGAAGGCTGA
- a CDS encoding glycoside hydrolase family 3 protein — protein MRIMLAVGLGLLASTSAIAQTPPAATAHPALWPKAHSVGLVDPKTEAFVTQLMKRMTLREKVGQMIQGDISSIKPEELRDYPLGSVLGGGNSPPLSGNDRGPVGDWIRTAEAFRQVSIEKRPGHVPIPTIFGMDSVHGNSNVMGATVFPHNIGLGAMRDPALMEKIGAVTAAESAASGFDWAFGPTVTVPQDDRWGRTYEGYSERPDITKLYAAAMVRGLQGAPGTTRIQNGQVAASIKHFLADGGTHDGIDQGDAEIDEQTLIETHAPGYISGIDAGAMTVMASFSSWNGVKNHGNKSLLTDVLKGRLGFQGFVVGDWNAHGQVPGCTPGDCAATFNAGLDMAMVPNDWKALFDNTLREVQEGKIPMARVDDAVRRILRVKAKLGLFDPARPYEHKAELGAPEHRAVARAAVAESLVLLKNNGALLPIRPGQNVLVTGSHADDVGLQSGGWTLSWQGTGNTNADFPGATTIWGGLKSAIEAAGGTATLSTDGRVHGPKPDVAVVVFGEQPYAEMVGDISTLEFQPGDKQALTQLKALKAQGIPVVSVFLSGRPLWVNPELNQSDAFVAAFLPGSEGEGVADVLVAKKDGTPNRDFRGKLSFSWPKNAGQFANNVGQPGYDPLFAYGYGLTYASHVTVPHLSEVPGIDASLANIATYFTPGKVAPPWRLAADGAVTEKNVDGAGRQEAARQYAFTGAGHVRVSGPTVDLSRQTNAQMSLRIDYRVDTKPAGKVMLGVGDTGAIDATSLFAAATPGTWTSAKVPLDCFRKAGADVAKVSQPFVLGAGTGFTVSIVGIKLDADPAGSACPAS, from the coding sequence ATGCGCATCATGCTGGCCGTCGGGCTTGGCCTGCTCGCGAGCACGTCGGCGATCGCGCAGACGCCGCCGGCCGCCACCGCCCATCCGGCGCTCTGGCCGAAGGCGCACAGCGTCGGGCTGGTCGATCCGAAGACCGAGGCGTTCGTCACGCAGTTGATGAAGCGGATGACGCTGCGCGAGAAGGTCGGCCAGATGATCCAGGGCGACATCTCCTCGATCAAGCCGGAGGAATTGCGCGACTATCCGCTGGGTTCGGTGCTGGGTGGCGGCAATTCCCCGCCGCTTTCGGGCAATGACCGCGGGCCGGTGGGCGACTGGATCAGGACGGCCGAGGCCTTCCGCCAGGTTTCGATCGAGAAGCGGCCGGGCCATGTGCCGATCCCGACGATCTTCGGCATGGATTCGGTGCACGGCAATTCCAACGTGATGGGCGCGACCGTCTTCCCGCACAATATCGGCCTCGGCGCGATGCGCGATCCGGCGCTGATGGAGAAGATCGGCGCGGTGACGGCGGCGGAGAGCGCCGCCTCCGGCTTCGACTGGGCGTTCGGGCCGACCGTCACGGTGCCGCAGGACGATCGCTGGGGCCGCACCTACGAAGGCTATTCGGAGCGACCCGACATCACGAAGCTCTACGCCGCCGCGATGGTGCGCGGGCTGCAGGGCGCGCCGGGCACGACGCGGATCCAGAACGGCCAGGTCGCCGCATCGATCAAGCATTTCCTCGCCGACGGCGGCACCCATGACGGCATCGACCAGGGTGATGCGGAGATCGACGAGCAGACGCTGATCGAAACGCACGCCCCCGGCTACATCTCCGGCATCGATGCCGGTGCGATGACGGTGATGGCCAGCTTCTCCTCGTGGAACGGGGTGAAGAACCACGGCAACAAGAGCCTGCTGACCGACGTGCTCAAGGGCCGACTGGGCTTTCAGGGCTTCGTCGTCGGCGACTGGAACGCGCACGGTCAGGTGCCCGGCTGCACGCCCGGCGACTGCGCCGCGACTTTCAACGCGGGCCTCGACATGGCGATGGTGCCCAACGACTGGAAGGCGCTGTTCGACAACACGCTGCGCGAGGTGCAGGAGGGCAAGATCCCGATGGCCCGCGTGGACGATGCGGTGCGCCGCATCCTGCGTGTGAAGGCGAAGCTCGGCCTGTTCGATCCGGCGCGGCCCTACGAGCACAAGGCCGAACTGGGCGCGCCGGAGCATCGTGCGGTGGCGAGGGCTGCGGTCGCGGAGTCGCTCGTGCTGCTCAAGAACAATGGCGCTCTGCTCCCGATCAGGCCGGGCCAGAACGTGCTCGTCACCGGCAGCCACGCCGACGATGTCGGCCTGCAATCGGGCGGCTGGACGCTCTCGTGGCAGGGCACCGGCAACACCAATGCGGACTTCCCCGGCGCGACGACGATCTGGGGCGGCCTCAAGTCCGCGATCGAGGCGGCGGGCGGCACCGCGACGCTCAGCACCGACGGCCGTGTGCACGGGCCGAAGCCCGATGTCGCGGTCGTGGTGTTCGGCGAGCAGCCCTATGCCGAGATGGTCGGCGACATATCGACGCTGGAATTCCAGCCCGGCGATAAGCAGGCGCTGACGCAGCTGAAGGCGTTGAAGGCGCAGGGCATCCCCGTCGTCTCCGTGTTCCTGTCGGGCCGCCCGCTCTGGGTGAATCCGGAGCTCAACCAGTCCGACGCGTTCGTCGCCGCCTTCCTGCCCGGCAGCGAGGGCGAAGGCGTGGCCGACGTGCTGGTCGCGAAGAAGGACGGCACGCCGAACCGCGATTTCCGGGGCAAACTCAGCTTCAGCTGGCCGAAGAATGCGGGGCAGTTCGCCAACAATGTCGGCCAGCCGGGCTACGATCCGCTGTTCGCCTACGGCTACGGCCTCACCTATGCGAGCCACGTCACGGTGCCGCATCTGAGTGAAGTACCGGGCATCGACGCCTCGCTCGCCAACATCGCGACCTACTTCACACCGGGCAAGGTGGCCCCGCCGTGGAGGCTCGCCGCCGACGGCGCGGTGACCGAGAAGAATGTCGATGGCGCCGGGCGGCAGGAAGCGGCGCGCCAATATGCCTTCACCGGTGCCGGCCATGTCCGCGTCTCCGGCCCGACCGTCGACCTCTCCCGCCAGACCAACGCGCAGATGAGCCTGCGCATCGACTATCGCGTCGATACGAAGCCGGCGGGCAAGGTGATGCTCGGCGTGGGTGACACGGGCGCGATCGACGCCACCAGCCTGTTTGCCGCCGCGACGCCCGGAACATGGACCAGTGCCAAGGTGCCGCTCGACTGCTTCCGCAAGGCGGGCGCCGACGTGGCGAAGGTATCACAGCCGTTCGTGCTGGGCGCGGGCACGGGCTTCACCGTCTCGATCGTCGGGATCAAGCTGGACGCCGACCCGGCGGGATCGGCTTGCCCGGCATCGTGA
- the glk gene encoding glucokinase produces the protein MTELVAVDIGGTNARFTIATVKDNGAIELGEVVTLPTHAYASLRSAWEAFAEKLGRPLPKDGAISFAGPVDGAVLKLTNSPWVLRPALIPSMLGLDRYELVNDFGAVAYAVSRVGPEYLQHICGPDEPLGKEGAISIVGPGTGLGVAQLHRGHRGHITVITTEGGHIDFAPLDKLEDQILQRLRTRYRRVSVERIVAGPGLVNLYEALAAIEGRNVAPDIDDKELWKLALSGDDVLASAALDRFCLSLGSVAGDLALAHGAWNGTVIAGGVGVRIADHLPISGFSGRYTAKGRFEARMAQIPVKLITHPQPGLLGAATAFAEKHCR, from the coding sequence ATGACTGAACTCGTCGCCGTCGACATTGGCGGGACCAACGCGCGCTTCACGATCGCGACGGTGAAGGACAATGGCGCGATCGAGCTGGGCGAGGTCGTCACGCTCCCCACCCATGCCTATGCCAGCCTGCGCAGCGCGTGGGAGGCGTTCGCCGAAAAGCTCGGCCGTCCGCTGCCAAAGGACGGCGCGATTTCCTTCGCCGGCCCGGTGGACGGTGCGGTGCTCAAGCTCACCAACAGCCCCTGGGTGTTGCGGCCCGCTCTGATCCCGTCGATGCTGGGGCTCGACCGCTACGAGCTGGTCAACGATTTCGGCGCGGTCGCCTATGCGGTCAGCCGGGTCGGCCCCGAATATCTCCAGCATATCTGCGGGCCGGACGAGCCGCTGGGCAAGGAGGGCGCGATCAGCATTGTCGGCCCCGGCACCGGCCTGGGCGTGGCGCAGCTCCATCGCGGCCATCGCGGCCACATCACCGTGATCACCACCGAGGGCGGGCATATCGACTTCGCCCCGCTCGACAAACTGGAGGACCAGATCCTCCAGCGCCTGCGTACCCGCTATCGCCGCGTGTCGGTGGAGCGGATCGTCGCCGGCCCCGGCCTCGTCAATCTGTACGAGGCGCTGGCCGCGATCGAGGGCCGCAATGTCGCGCCGGACATCGACGACAAGGAATTGTGGAAGCTGGCGCTGTCCGGCGACGACGTGCTCGCCTCGGCGGCGCTCGATCGCTTCTGCCTGTCGCTGGGATCGGTGGCGGGCGACCTCGCGCTGGCCCACGGCGCGTGGAACGGGACGGTGATCGCCGGCGGCGTCGGTGTACGGATCGCCGATCACCTGCCAATCTCCGGCTTTTCCGGCCGCTACACCGCCAAGGGCCGGTTCGAGGCGCGGATGGCGCAGATTCCGGTGAAGCTTATCACGCACCCGCAGCCCGGCCTGCTGGGGGCGGCGACCGCCTTCGCGGAGAAGCATTGCCGCTAA
- a CDS encoding multidrug effflux MFS transporter yields MTAATPDARMAPHIAMPGPHAGMSFREFVALIAAMMAVVGLAIDTMLPALPAIGSSLGVEDENRRQLIITTFLLGFGVAQLVYGPVSDRFGRKPMLIAGAAGYALTSFFAAVAPSFELLLVARLLQGIAVAAVRVVNVSVVRDCYGGRQMARVMSLAFMVFLAVPVLAPSIGQVLMWFLPWRGLFGALTVYAVLLLGWIAWRLPETLHPEYRRPIDPVSVSRAIARSLTARQAVGYMLAQTVLSGALYGFINSVEQIFADSFHAPKMMPAVFAGIAGMMAVASLVNSRVVERLGTRRVSHSALLCFVAAELVHLAIAATGHETIATFAVCQGIAMFGFGLSMSNFGAMAMEPLADVAGTAASVQGFVTVVAGSLIGYWIGQHFDGTTLPLTIGFALAGVSALGIILVTEGGRLFRPRMGA; encoded by the coding sequence ATGACGGCCGCCACCCCCGACGCGCGCATGGCACCCCATATCGCGATGCCCGGTCCCCATGCAGGGATGAGCTTCCGCGAGTTCGTCGCGCTGATCGCGGCGATGATGGCGGTGGTTGGCCTCGCCATCGATACGATGCTGCCGGCGCTGCCCGCGATCGGATCGTCGCTGGGCGTGGAAGACGAGAATCGGCGGCAGCTGATCATCACGACTTTCCTGCTCGGCTTCGGCGTGGCGCAGCTCGTCTACGGGCCGGTTTCGGACCGGTTCGGTCGCAAGCCGATGCTGATCGCAGGCGCCGCCGGCTATGCGTTGACCAGCTTCTTCGCCGCCGTCGCCCCCAGTTTCGAGCTGCTGCTCGTGGCGCGGCTGCTGCAGGGCATCGCGGTGGCGGCTGTGCGTGTCGTCAATGTGTCGGTGGTCCGCGATTGCTATGGCGGCCGGCAGATGGCGCGGGTGATGAGCCTGGCCTTCATGGTCTTCCTCGCCGTGCCGGTGCTGGCGCCGTCGATCGGGCAGGTGCTGATGTGGTTCCTGCCGTGGCGGGGCCTGTTCGGGGCGCTCACCGTCTATGCGGTGTTGCTGCTCGGCTGGATCGCGTGGCGTCTGCCGGAAACGCTGCATCCCGAATATCGCCGGCCGATCGATCCGGTCTCGGTGTCCCGCGCGATCGCTCGCTCGCTGACGGCGCGGCAGGCGGTGGGCTACATGCTGGCGCAGACGGTGCTGAGCGGCGCGCTATACGGCTTCATCAATTCGGTGGAGCAGATCTTCGCCGACAGCTTCCATGCGCCGAAGATGATGCCTGCGGTGTTCGCCGGGATCGCGGGGATGATGGCGGTGGCCTCGCTGGTGAACTCGCGCGTGGTCGAGCGGCTGGGTACGCGGCGCGTGTCGCACAGCGCCTTGCTCTGCTTCGTGGCGGCCGAATTGGTGCATCTGGCGATCGCGGCGACGGGGCACGAGACGATCGCGACCTTCGCGGTCTGCCAGGGCATCGCGATGTTCGGGTTCGGCCTCTCCATGTCCAACTTCGGCGCGATGGCGATGGAGCCGCTGGCCGACGTGGCGGGCACGGCCGCGTCGGTGCAGGGTTTCGTGACGGTCGTCGCCGGGTCGCTGATCGGCTACTGGATCGGCCAGCATTTCGACGGCACGACGCTGCCGCTGACCATCGGCTTCGCGCTGGCCGGCGTGTCGGCGCTCGGCATCATCCTGGTCACCGAGGGCGGACGCCTGTTCCGCCCTCGCATGGGGGCCTGA
- a CDS encoding dihydrolipoamide acetyltransferase family protein, which yields MARVNFRLPDIGEGIAEAEIVTWHVKVGDHVEEDQPVADMMTDKATVEMAAPVSGKVIEVAGAVGDQIAIGSTLVVFETEGGEEAAPAPAAKEEPAAQPSPLPEREGSGVGYSQGTAAPAPSEPTPSPSLSGRGEEGRKVLASPAVRQRAKELGVDLAQVHPAAGDRVKHSDLDAFLKYQGGGSAPARSYAAAPIAAGEDEIEEIKVTGLRRRIAENMAEAKRRIPHFAYVDEVDVTAVEALRAAMNETRGERPKLTMLPFLIRAITKAARDFPMVNARFDDEAGVVQRHSAVHLGMATQTDAGLSVPVIRDAQTYDVWGLAGEIVRLADATRRGKAKREELSGSTITLTSLGALGGIVSTPVINRPEVAIVGVNKMVERPVVIDGRIEVRKMMNLSSSFDHRVVDGMDAAKFIQAIRRLIEVPALLFAD from the coding sequence ATGGCGCGCGTAAACTTCCGCCTCCCCGATATCGGCGAAGGCATCGCCGAGGCCGAGATCGTGACCTGGCATGTGAAGGTCGGCGATCATGTCGAGGAGGACCAGCCGGTCGCCGACATGATGACCGACAAGGCGACCGTCGAGATGGCGGCGCCGGTTTCGGGCAAGGTGATCGAGGTGGCCGGCGCGGTCGGCGACCAGATCGCGATTGGATCGACGCTTGTGGTGTTCGAGACCGAGGGCGGCGAAGAGGCCGCGCCTGCTCCGGCCGCGAAAGAAGAGCCGGCGGCGCAACCCTCTCCCCTCCCTGAAAGGGAGGGGTCGGGGGTGGGTTACTCGCAAGGAACTGCCGCGCCCGCCCCGAGCGAACCCACCCCCAGCCCCTCCCTTTCAGGGAGGGGAGAAGAAGGTCGCAAAGTCCTCGCCTCCCCCGCCGTGCGCCAGCGCGCCAAGGAGCTGGGCGTCGATCTTGCGCAGGTCCACCCCGCCGCCGGCGACCGGGTGAAGCATTCCGATCTCGATGCCTTCCTGAAATATCAGGGTGGCGGCTCGGCCCCGGCTCGCTCTTATGCGGCCGCGCCGATCGCCGCCGGTGAGGACGAGATCGAGGAGATCAAGGTCACCGGCCTGCGCCGCCGCATCGCCGAGAACATGGCCGAGGCGAAGCGCCGCATCCCGCACTTCGCCTATGTCGACGAGGTGGACGTCACCGCCGTCGAGGCGCTCCGCGCCGCGATGAACGAGACGCGCGGCGAGCGGCCCAAGCTCACCATGCTACCCTTCCTGATCCGTGCGATCACCAAGGCCGCGCGGGACTTCCCGATGGTCAACGCCCGCTTCGACGACGAGGCCGGTGTGGTGCAGCGCCACTCCGCCGTCCATCTCGGCATGGCGACGCAGACCGATGCGGGCCTCTCCGTCCCCGTCATCCGCGACGCGCAGACCTACGACGTGTGGGGCTTGGCGGGTGAGATCGTCCGCCTCGCCGACGCCACCCGGCGCGGCAAGGCGAAGCGCGAGGAACTGTCCGGCTCCACCATCACGCTCACTTCGTTGGGCGCGCTCGGCGGCATCGTTTCCACCCCGGTGATCAACCGGCCGGAAGTGGCGATCGTCGGCGTCAACAAGATGGTCGAGCGGCCGGTGGTGATCGACGGCCGCATCGAGGTGCGCAAGATGATGAACCTCTCCTCCTCCTTCGACCATCGCGTGGTCGACGGGATGGATGCGGCGAAATTCATCCAGGCGATCCGCCGGCTGATCGAGGTGCCGGCGCTGCTGTTCGCGGACTGA
- a CDS encoding alpha-ketoacid dehydrogenase subunit beta gives MNMIQAINSAMDVCMERDDGVTVLGEDVGYFGGVFRATAGLQKKYGKNRVFDAPINECGIIGVSIGMAAYGLRPVPEIQFADYIYPGMDQLISEAARLRYRSAGDFTCPITVRSPFGGGIFGGQTHSQSPEGIFTHVSGLKTVIPSNPYDAKGLLIAAIEDPDPVLFFEPKRIYNGPFDGHYDRPVQPWSKHDSSEVPEGYYNVPLGKAAVVRAGEAVTVLCYGTMVHVALGVAQESGVDAEIIDLRTLVPLDIETIAASVEKTGRCVIVHEATRTSGFGAELSAQVQERCFHHLEAPIERVTGWDTPYPHSLEWAYFPGPVRLGQALKRVMKD, from the coding sequence ATGAACATGATCCAGGCGATCAATTCCGCCATGGACGTCTGCATGGAGCGCGACGACGGCGTCACCGTGCTGGGCGAGGATGTCGGCTATTTCGGCGGCGTGTTCCGCGCCACTGCCGGTCTGCAGAAGAAATACGGCAAGAACCGCGTTTTCGACGCGCCGATCAACGAGTGCGGCATCATCGGCGTGTCGATTGGCATGGCCGCCTACGGCCTGCGCCCGGTGCCCGAGATCCAGTTCGCCGACTACATCTATCCTGGCATGGACCAGCTGATCTCGGAAGCGGCGCGGCTGCGCTATCGCTCGGCGGGCGACTTCACCTGCCCGATCACGGTGCGCTCGCCCTTCGGCGGCGGCATCTTCGGCGGCCAGACCCACTCGCAGTCGCCCGAGGGCATCTTCACCCACGTCTCGGGCCTCAAGACGGTGATCCCGTCCAACCCCTATGACGCCAAGGGTCTCCTCATCGCCGCGATCGAGGATCCGGACCCGGTGCTCTTCTTCGAGCCCAAGCGCATCTACAACGGCCCGTTCGACGGCCATTACGATCGCCCGGTCCAACCCTGGTCCAAGCATGACTCGTCCGAGGTGCCGGAGGGCTATTACAACGTGCCGCTCGGCAAGGCCGCCGTGGTGCGCGCCGGCGAAGCGGTGACGGTGCTCTGCTACGGCACGATGGTCCACGTCGCGCTGGGCGTGGCGCAGGAGAGCGGCGTGGATGCCGAGATCATCGATCTGCGCACGCTGGTGCCGCTCGACATCGAGACGATCGCCGCCTCGGTCGAAAAAACCGGCCGCTGCGTGATCGTCCACGAGGCGACGCGCACCTCGGGCTTCGGCGCGGAGCTTTCGGCGCAGGTGCAGGAGCGCTGCTTCCACCATCTCGAGGCCCCGATCGAGCGCGTCACCGGGTGGGACACGCCCTACCCGCACAGCCTCGAATGGGCCTATTTCCCCGGACCCGTCCGCTTGGGCCAGGCGCTCAAGCGCGTGATGAAGGATTGA
- a CDS encoding 3-methyl-2-oxobutanoate dehydrogenase (2-methylpropanoyl-transferring) subunit alpha: MADEPGRNLRSLSLHVPEPKYRPGDTVSFDDMEFPAAGSVARPDIAADPATLRDYPFTLIRVLDPDGQAVGEWNPRLEPDRIRAILRAMMLTCAFDDRMFRAQRQGKTSFYMKCTGEEAIAVSQAMALDRDDMCFPSYRQQGLLIARDWPLIDMMCQIYSNAGDRLKGRQLPIMYSSKEAGFFSISGNLGTQYPQAVGWAMASAAKGDTRIAASWVGEGTTAEGDFHAACTFASVFRAPVVLNIVNNQWAISSFAGFAGGESTTFAARGLGYGIAALRVDGNDALAVYAATEWAAERARSNHGPTLIEHFTYRVEAHSTSDDPSAYRPADEGLHFPLGDPIERLKQHLIRIGEWDDASHEALQAEVTAQVRDAGKEAEKLGTLSGTAFNHGFETSFEDVFAEMPPHLREQMGQSLEERRVAGV; the protein is encoded by the coding sequence ATGGCCGACGAGCCGGGCCGCAACCTGCGGTCGCTCTCGCTGCACGTGCCCGAGCCGAAATATCGGCCCGGCGATACGGTGTCGTTCGACGATATGGAGTTTCCGGCGGCCGGCAGTGTCGCGCGACCCGATATCGCCGCCGATCCGGCGACGCTGCGGGACTATCCCTTCACCCTGATCCGCGTGCTCGATCCGGACGGCCAGGCCGTCGGCGAGTGGAACCCGCGACTCGAGCCGGACCGCATCCGCGCCATCCTGCGCGCCATGATGCTGACCTGCGCGTTCGACGACCGCATGTTCCGCGCCCAGCGCCAGGGCAAGACGAGCTTCTACATGAAGTGCACCGGCGAGGAGGCGATCGCCGTATCGCAGGCCATGGCGCTCGATCGCGACGACATGTGCTTCCCCTCCTACCGCCAGCAGGGTCTGCTGATCGCGCGCGACTGGCCGCTCATCGACATGATGTGCCAGATCTATTCCAACGCGGGCGACCGGCTGAAGGGCCGCCAGCTGCCGATCATGTATTCGTCGAAGGAAGCCGGCTTCTTCTCGATCTCGGGCAATCTCGGCACGCAATATCCGCAGGCGGTGGGCTGGGCGATGGCGTCGGCCGCCAAGGGCGACACCCGCATCGCGGCGAGCTGGGTCGGAGAGGGCACCACGGCGGAGGGCGACTTCCACGCCGCCTGCACCTTCGCATCCGTGTTCCGCGCGCCGGTGGTGCTGAACATCGTCAACAACCAGTGGGCGATCTCCTCCTTCGCGGGCTTCGCGGGCGGCGAATCGACGACGTTCGCGGCGCGCGGCCTCGGCTACGGCATCGCGGCGCTGCGCGTGGACGGCAACGACGCGCTCGCCGTCTATGCCGCGACCGAGTGGGCCGCCGAGCGCGCCCGCTCCAACCACGGCCCGACCCTGATCGAGCATTTCACCTATCGGGTGGAAGCCCACTCGACCTCGGACGATCCCAGCGCCTACCGTCCGGCCGACGAGGGCCTGCACTTCCCCCTCGGCGATCCGATCGAGCGGCTGAAGCAGCATCTCATCAGGATCGGCGAGTGGGACGATGCCAGCCACGAGGCGCTTCAGGCCGAAGTGACCGCGCAGGTCCGCGATGCGGGCAAGGAGGCCGAGAAGCTCGGCACCCTGTCCGGCACCGCCTTCAACCACGGCTTCGAGACCAGCTTCGAGGACGTGTTCGCCGAAATGCCGCCGCACCTCAGGGAACAAATGGGACAGAGCCTCGAAGAGCGGAGGGTCGCCGGCGTATGA